In Acidobacteriota bacterium, one genomic interval encodes:
- the ccmA gene encoding heme ABC exporter ATP-binding protein CcmA, which yields MIEVRGLAKYYGRQSALRGLDLRIARGDFIALFGRNGAGKTTFLRILAGLARPSAGTCRIAPAAGGAGGETPARTRGRIGYLSHHTSLYPDLTALENLRFFAHLAGVPADDPSLAGKIGAVGLAGREREPVRTYSRGMQQRLGIARALLHDPDILLLDEPFTGLDQAGADFLKGYLAGARRAGKTCVMALHDAGLGHQLASRLVVIDRGTAALDVERDSLPLDAFRERYAAILGPRPPAGGGAS from the coding sequence ATGATCGAAGTCCGGGGACTGGCCAAATACTACGGCAGGCAGAGCGCGCTGCGCGGCCTCGACCTGCGGATCGCGCGGGGGGACTTCATCGCCCTCTTCGGCAGAAACGGCGCCGGGAAGACCACCTTCCTGAGGATCCTGGCGGGGCTCGCGCGCCCCTCCGCCGGCACCTGCCGGATCGCGCCGGCGGCCGGAGGCGCCGGCGGGGAGACCCCCGCCCGGACCCGCGGCCGGATCGGATACCTCTCCCACCACACCTCCCTCTACCCCGACCTGACCGCCCTGGAAAACCTGCGCTTCTTCGCCCATCTGGCGGGGGTGCCGGCCGACGACCCCTCGCTCGCCGGGAAAATCGGCGCGGTGGGGCTCGCCGGGCGGGAGCGCGAACCGGTGCGCACCTACTCCCGGGGGATGCAGCAGCGCCTGGGCATCGCCCGGGCGCTGCTGCACGACCCCGACATTCTCCTGCTCGACGAGCCCTTCACGGGCCTCGACCAGGCCGGCGCCGATTTTCTGAAGGGCTACCTCGCCGGGGCGCGCCGCGCGGGAAAGACGTGCGTCATGGCGCTCCACGACGCCGGGCTCGGCCACCAGCTGGCGAGCCGGCTGGTGGTGATCGACCGGGGGACGGCCGCGCTCGACGTCGAGCGGGACTCCCTCCCGCTCGACGCCTTCCGCGAGCGGTACGCGGCCATCCTCGGCCCGCGCCCCCCCGCCGGCGGGGGGGCGTCATGA
- a CDS encoding ABC transporter permease, whose protein sequence is MRRLWAVFRKDLAIELRTKDSLNTMLFFGIVVLVVFHFALRSGEVEARAAAPGVLWVAFAFAGTLGLNRMFAAEKENGCLEGLMMMPADRGVLYLGKMLAGTVFMLAAEAVIFVASLVFFNLEVWGELPWLALVFFVGTLGFTAVGTLLAAVAVNTRMREVLLPVILFPVVLPVLIHAVEATALVLGGADRGELRLPLAVLSVFTVVFGTIAYLLFEHVLED, encoded by the coding sequence ATGAGAAGGCTCTGGGCCGTGTTCCGCAAGGACCTCGCGATCGAGCTGAGAACCAAGGACTCGCTCAACACGATGCTGTTCTTCGGGATCGTGGTCCTGGTCGTCTTCCACTTCGCCCTCCGTTCGGGCGAGGTCGAGGCGCGGGCGGCCGCGCCCGGGGTCCTCTGGGTCGCCTTCGCCTTCGCCGGGACGCTGGGGCTCAACCGGATGTTCGCGGCGGAGAAGGAAAACGGCTGCCTGGAGGGGCTGATGATGATGCCGGCGGACCGGGGGGTCCTCTACCTCGGGAAGATGCTGGCCGGGACCGTCTTCATGCTCGCGGCCGAAGCCGTCATCTTCGTCGCGAGCCTCGTCTTCTTCAACCTCGAAGTCTGGGGCGAACTCCCCTGGCTCGCGCTGGTGTTTTTCGTCGGGACGCTGGGGTTCACCGCCGTCGGGACGCTCCTGGCGGCCGTCGCCGTGAACACCCGGATGCGGGAGGTGCTCCTCCCCGTGATCCTCTTCCCCGTGGTCCTGCCGGTGCTGATCCACGCGGTGGAGGCGACGGCCCTCGTCCTGGGCGGGGCGGACCGGGGGGAGCTCCGGCTCCCGCTCGCCGTCCTGTCGGTTTTCACGGTCGTGTTCGGCACGATCGCCTATCTGCTCTTCGAGCACGTTCTGGAGGACTAG
- the ccsA gene encoding cytochrome c biogenesis protein CcsA: MNERTSARLDPVLWGILGIAMLAALYLALVDAPRERTMGDLQRIFYFHVAAAVAGLTAFGVNFASSIAYVARRERRWDRLALCAAETGVAFFAIVLLTGPIWAKPVWMVWWTWSPRLTSSLVLCLLYVAYLLVRRYLEDPDRRAMIAAVFGIVAFVDAPLVWFSIRWWRDIHPSPMLESGGIDPAMRPAFWACLAAFELLLVYLLRRRYALESLEEELERLGRLAE; this comes from the coding sequence ATGAACGAACGGACCTCCGCCCGCCTGGACCCGGTCCTGTGGGGCATCCTGGGGATCGCGATGCTGGCCGCGCTCTACCTGGCCCTCGTCGACGCCCCCAGGGAGCGGACCATGGGGGACCTGCAGCGCATCTTCTACTTTCACGTGGCCGCCGCCGTCGCGGGGCTGACGGCCTTCGGCGTCAATTTCGCCTCCTCGATCGCTTACGTGGCCCGCCGGGAGCGGCGGTGGGACCGCCTGGCGCTCTGCGCGGCCGAGACCGGGGTCGCCTTTTTCGCCATCGTCCTCCTCACCGGCCCGATCTGGGCCAAGCCGGTCTGGATGGTCTGGTGGACCTGGTCGCCGCGGCTGACCTCGTCCCTCGTCCTCTGTCTCCTCTACGTCGCCTACCTGCTCGTGCGGCGCTACCTCGAGGACCCCGACCGGCGGGCGATGATCGCCGCCGTGTTCGGCATCGTGGCCTTCGTCGACGCCCCGCTGGTCTGGTTCTCCATCCGCTGGTGGCGCGACATCCACCCCTCGCCGATGCTCGAGAGCGGGGGGATCGACCCGGCCATGCGCCCCGCGTTCTGGGCCTGCCTGGCGGCCTTCGAGCTGCTGCTGGTCTACCTGCTGCGGCGGCGCTACGCGCTGGAATCGCTCGAGGAGGAGCTGGAACGGCTCGGGCGC